The nucleotide window CTGATGCTCGCCGCTGCCGCTTATGCGCGCAGCGAGGGTCTGGCCGAGCAGGGGTATCGCGTGGTGATGAACTGCAATGAGCACGGTGGGCAGACGGTGTTCCATGTCCATCTGCATTTGCTGGCCGGCCGCCGGATGCAGTGGCCGCCGGGCTGAGGCGAACTGCCGATAGCTTGATAGGTCCTGCAAAAAAAAGGCGCTCCCGGAGGAGCGCCTTTTTTGTTCCATCAGCCATGCGGCCTGGGTGCGGGCGGCACCGGACGCGGCACGACGATCACGCGTGGCTGGTAGTAGTACGGGTAACCCCAGCCACCACCCCAATACGGACCCCAACCCGGGCCCCAGAAGGGATCGTAGTAACCCGGCGGGTACTGCACATACGTGCGCTCGGGCCACAGGTAGACCACGTCGGCCTCGATGCGCGGATAGGCGTAGTCGAAATCGCCAACCTTCTTCGACACCGTACCGTGCAGCGTGCCGGTTACGGTCACTTCGCGGCCGCGAGCGAACACTTCCGGGTCATAGAAACCGGCGCGGCAGGCGACGAAGCGCCCCTGGCCCTCGACGTCATGGCTGCTCTTGGGGCGCGCCTGGCTGTCGAGCGGGCGGGACAGCATGTAGAAGCAGGTTTCCTGCGGACCGGGTTCGGTCGAAATGATCTCGCCGCCCCACCGCACCTTCGAGCCGCCGGCGCCGCCTTGTTGCGCTGCTGAAGTGTCGATTTGGGTATAGGTGCCCTGCAACGGCTGGGGGATCGATGCACAGCCGGCCAGGGTGGCAATGGCTGCCGCCAGGCCCAGGGTCTTGTAAGTGGACATAACCGCTTTCTCCATCGTTGGGCGAGTGCCCTT belongs to Dyella terrae and includes:
- a CDS encoding Slp family lipoprotein codes for the protein MSTYKTLGLAAAIATLAGCASIPQPLQGTYTQIDTSAAQQGGAGGSKVRWGGEIISTEPGPQETCFYMLSRPLDSQARPKSSHDVEGQGRFVACRAGFYDPEVFARGREVTVTGTLHGTVSKKVGDFDYAYPRIEADVVYLWPERTYVQYPPGYYDPFWGPGWGPYWGGGWGYPYYYQPRVIVVPRPVPPAPRPHG